Proteins found in one Ammospiza nelsoni isolate bAmmNel1 chromosome 15, bAmmNel1.pri, whole genome shotgun sequence genomic segment:
- the STARD8 gene encoding stAR-related lipid transfer protein 8 isoform X1, translating into MLWYQLSPAVGRGKLSQGPAPAALRQSHPWGSIHGTEAEAKEACDWLRAAGFPQYAQLYEESLFPLDISAVKKDHSFLDQDSLKSLCRRLMTLNTCASMKLDVHFQRKQNEDSEEEVDFAISTRWSYQRDSKRWSRVGSADAVSQGSGALSCTMHPVSSRESVLTDLSTNPEATSLHSTGSVGSVGGTLGTAAVPSQPLSPLRAAATASSCSQSEGSAPEQPSGQGEASKEKLKKRRSRSFLKRIESLRRKDKEKASPDGRVAPHSSATLPAGWGSLTGDGDLAATRTNSSKRGTPAPFHSKKHFFSVSYRTNRLLGPGGTKGSSDPKRGGVYLEDYDTDTAPAAGGAWAAAECQRRARHGDCLVYIPCDHKPGTFPKSLSIESLCPLAGGSLTHWGAGSAAVGLGGGGSSSSVEGSSSPRGFARRRRGSCSSLGSRVSVYDNVPDFGSSEDFCKDGEVSFKNLDDILQQMGMLQKKVELWCKAVSPGLDGEEGGDEEEDEEESDSGGEPSNLHFEEQSMSDVGTSASDFDSTGNSLNEAEEIETRERRDSGVGASLTRPCRKLRWHSFQNSHRPSLNSASLEINRQSSAQLNLLQKCSLLRLTAIMEKYSVPHKQAWTWTVPKFMKRSKVPDYRDKMVFGVPPIVNVQRTGQPLPQSIQQAMRYLRSQCLDQVGIFRKSGVKSRIQALRHMNETSPEHVDYSGQSAYDVADLLKQYFRDLPEPIFTSKLTDTFLQIYQFVSKEQRLQAVQAAIILMPDENREVLQTLLYFLSDIASAEENQMTAGNLAVCLAPSIFHLNVSKKESTSPRAIHKRGTMGKPDQKDLNENMAATQGLSHMIIDCKKLFQVSHDILLQLSSSYMAADAYPHPLADLVCQGESKDLHSYFEQSVQNLLKESSEKFKGWLSTPGPLNTELSCKKVGDGNPLRLWKVCTDVEAPPATVLHRVLRERHLWDEDLLQSRVVEALDKDMEVYHYVTDSMAPHPRRDCMVLRRWRTDLPRGACLLSSLSVEHDKVPVEGGVKAIVLTSQYLIEPGAMGRSRVTHICRADLRGRSPEWYNKVFGHLCAMELVRIRDSFPALSPVGPETKI; encoded by the exons atgctgtggtACCAGCTaagccctgctgtgggcaggggtaAGCTcagccagggccctgctcctgctgccctgcgCCAGAGCCATCCCTGGGGCAGCATCCATGGCACAG AAGCTGAAGCCAAGGAGGCGTGTGACTGGCTGCGGGCAGCAGGGTTCCCCCAGTATGCCCAGCTGTACGAAG AGTCATTATTCCCTCTTGACATCAGTGCTGTGAAGAAGGACCACAGCTTCCTGGACCAGGATTCCCTCAAATCCCTGTGCAG GAGGCTGATGACCCTGAACACCTGTGCCTCCATGAAGCTGGATGTTCACTTTCAGCGTAAACAG AATGAAGACTCTGAGGAGGAAGTTGACTTTGCCATCAGCACCCGGTGGTCCTACCAGAGGGACAGCAAAAGGTGGTCACGGGTGGGGTCTGCCGAtgctgtgtcccagggctcgggggcCCTGAGCTGCACTATGCACCCGGTGTCCAGCCGCGAGAGCGTCCTCACAGACCTCAGCACCAACCCCGAGGCCACGTCCCTGCACAGCACGGGCAGTGTGGGCAGTGTGGGTGGCACGCTGGGCACTGCAGCCgtgccatcccagcccctgtccccccTCCGTGCCGCTGCCACggcctccagctgcagccagagcgAGGGCTCTGCCCCGGAGCAGCCCTCGGGCCAGGGAGAGGCCTCCAAGGAGAAGCTGAAGAAGCGACGGTCTCGGAGCTTCCTGAAGCGGATCGAGTCCCTGcggaggaaggacaaggagaaagCCAGCCCAGACGGGAGGGTGGCTCCGCACAGCAGCGCCACTCTCCCGGCAGGATGGGGTTCTCTGACGGGTGATGGGGACCTTGCAGCCACCAGGACCAACTCCTCTAAAAGAGGGACACCTGCCCCTTTCCACAGCAAAAAACACTTCTTCTCGGTATCATACAGGACTAACCGCCTGCTCGGCCCCGGGGGCACCAAGGGCAGCTCTGACCCCAAACGCGGTGGAGTTTATCTGGAGGATTACgacacagacacagcccctGCCGCCGGCggtgcctgggctgctgccgAGTGCCAGCGCCGGGCTCGCCATGGCGATTGCCTGGTCTACATCCCCTGTGACCACAAGCCCGGCAccttccccaaatccctgtccATCGAGAGCCTGTGTCCCCTGGCCGGCGGCTCCCTGACGCACTGGGGCGCCGGGAGCGCGGCCGTGGGGCTGGGCgggggcggcagcagcagcagcgtggAGGGCTCGTCCTCCCCGAGGGGCTTCGCCCGCCGGCGCCgcggctcctgcagctccctgggcagccgcGTCAGCGTCTACGACAACGTGCCGGACTTCGGCAGCAGCGAGGATTTCTGCAAGGACGGGGAGGTCAGCTTCAAGAACCTCGACGACATCCTGCAGCAGATGGGGATGCTGCAGAAGAAGGTGGAGCTCTGGTGTAAAGCCGTCTCCCCTGGCCTGGATGGAGAGGAAGGGGGCGAcgaagaggaggatgaggaggagtcGGACTCGGGAGGGGAACCCTCCAACCTGCATTTCGAAGAACAGTCCATGTCGGATGTTGGCACCTCTGCCAGTGACTTTGATAGCACTGGGAACTCCCTCAACGAGGCTGAAGAGATCGAGACACGGGAGCGCCGGGATTCGGGGGTAGGAGCATCCCTCACCAGACCCTGCAG AAAGCTGCGTTGGCACAGCTTCCAGAACTCGCACCGGCCCAGCCTGAACTCGGCCTCGCTGGAGATCAACCGGCAGTCCTCAGCCCAGCTCAACCTGCTCCAGAAGTGCTCCCTGCTCCGGCTCACGGCCATCATGGAGAAGTACTCCGTGCCCCACAAGCAGGCCTGGACGTG GACTGTCCCCAAGTTCATGAAGCGCAGTAAAGTCCCTGACTACAGGGACAAGATGGTTTTTGGGGTGCCACCCATCGTCAACGTGCAGCGGacggggcagcccctgccccagagcaTCCAGCAGGCCATGCGCTACCTGCGCAGCCAGTGCCTGGACCAg gttGGCATTTTCCGCAAGTCCGGGGTGAAGTCCCGGATCCAGGCGCTCCGGCACATGAACGAGACCAGCCCTGAGCACGTGGACTACTCGGGGCAGTCGGCGTACGACGTGGCCGACCTGCTGAAGCAATACTTCCGCGACCTGCCCGAGCCCATCTTCACCAGCAAGCTCACCGACACCTTCCTGCAGATCTACCAGT TTGTGTCCaaggagcagcggctgcaggcGGTGCAGGCCGCCATCATCCTCATGCCAGATGAGAACAGGGAGGTGCTGCAGACCCTGCTCTACTTCCTGAGCGACATCGCCTCGGCCGAGGAGAACCAGATGACAGCTGGGAACCTGGCTGTGTGCCTGGCCCCCTCCATCTTCCACCTCAATGTGTCCAAGAAGGAAAGCACATCGCCCAG GGCCATACACAAGAGGGGCACCATGGGGAAGCCAGACCAGAAGGACCTCAATGAGAACATGGCTGCCACGCAGGGGCTCTCCCACATGATCATCGACTGCAAAAAGCTCTTCCAG GTCTCCCATGACAtcttgctgcagctgagcagctcctaTATGGCTGCAGATGCTTATCCCCATCCCCTGGCTGACTTGGTGTGCCAGGGAGAGAGCAAGGATTTACACTCCTACTTTGAGCAGAGTGTCCAGAACCTGCTCAAAGAGTCGTCAGAGAAATTCAAGGGATGGCTGAGCACTCCAGGGCCTctgaacacagagctgtcctgcaAAAAG GTTGGGGACGGGAACCCTCTGCGCCTGTGGAAAGTCTGCACGGATGTCGAGGCCCCTCCTGCCACAGTGCTGCACCGGGTGCTGCGGGAGCGTCACCTGTGGGATGAGgacctgctgcagagcagggtggtGGAAGCTCTGGACAAGGACATGGAGGTGTACCACTATGTGACAGACAGCATGGCCCCGCACCCGCGCAGGGACTGCATGGTGCTCCG GCGCTGGCGCACGGACCTGCCGCGGGGAGcctgcctgctcagctcccTCTCGGTGGAGCACGACAAGGTGCCGGTGGAGGGAGGTGTCAAGGCCATCGTGCTGACGTCCCAGTACCTCATCGAGCCCGGTGCCATGGGCCGCTCCCGGGTCACCCACATCTGCAGGGCTGACCTCAG gggTCGGTCTCCCGAGTGGTATAACAAGGTCTTTGGCCACCTCTGTGCCATGGAGCTGGTGAGGATCCGAgactccttcccagccctgagtcCCGTTGGCCCCGAGACAAAGAtctga
- the STARD8 gene encoding stAR-related lipid transfer protein 8 isoform X3: MNKAGINSSCHEAEAKEACDWLRAAGFPQYAQLYEESLFPLDISAVKKDHSFLDQDSLKSLCRRLMTLNTCASMKLDVHFQRKQNEDSEEEVDFAISTRWSYQRDSKRWSRVGSADAVSQGSGALSCTMHPVSSRESVLTDLSTNPEATSLHSTGSVGSVGGTLGTAAVPSQPLSPLRAAATASSCSQSEGSAPEQPSGQGEASKEKLKKRRSRSFLKRIESLRRKDKEKASPDGRVAPHSSATLPAGWGSLTGDGDLAATRTNSSKRGTPAPFHSKKHFFSVSYRTNRLLGPGGTKGSSDPKRGGVYLEDYDTDTAPAAGGAWAAAECQRRARHGDCLVYIPCDHKPGTFPKSLSIESLCPLAGGSLTHWGAGSAAVGLGGGGSSSSVEGSSSPRGFARRRRGSCSSLGSRVSVYDNVPDFGSSEDFCKDGEVSFKNLDDILQQMGMLQKKVELWCKAVSPGLDGEEGGDEEEDEEESDSGGEPSNLHFEEQSMSDVGTSASDFDSTGNSLNEAEEIETRERRDSGVGASLTRPCRKLRWHSFQNSHRPSLNSASLEINRQSSAQLNLLQKCSLLRLTAIMEKYSVPHKQAWTWTVPKFMKRSKVPDYRDKMVFGVPPIVNVQRTGQPLPQSIQQAMRYLRSQCLDQVGIFRKSGVKSRIQALRHMNETSPEHVDYSGQSAYDVADLLKQYFRDLPEPIFTSKLTDTFLQIYQFVSKEQRLQAVQAAIILMPDENREVLQTLLYFLSDIASAEENQMTAGNLAVCLAPSIFHLNVSKKESTSPRAIHKRGTMGKPDQKDLNENMAATQGLSHMIIDCKKLFQVSHDILLQLSSSYMAADAYPHPLADLVCQGESKDLHSYFEQSVQNLLKESSEKFKGWLSTPGPLNTELSCKKVGDGNPLRLWKVCTDVEAPPATVLHRVLRERHLWDEDLLQSRVVEALDKDMEVYHYVTDSMAPHPRRDCMVLRRWRTDLPRGACLLSSLSVEHDKVPVEGGVKAIVLTSQYLIEPGAMGRSRVTHICRADLRGRSPEWYNKVFGHLCAMELVRIRDSFPALSPVGPETKI, from the exons ATGAACAAAGCCGGGATTAACAGCTCCTGCCATG AAGCTGAAGCCAAGGAGGCGTGTGACTGGCTGCGGGCAGCAGGGTTCCCCCAGTATGCCCAGCTGTACGAAG AGTCATTATTCCCTCTTGACATCAGTGCTGTGAAGAAGGACCACAGCTTCCTGGACCAGGATTCCCTCAAATCCCTGTGCAG GAGGCTGATGACCCTGAACACCTGTGCCTCCATGAAGCTGGATGTTCACTTTCAGCGTAAACAG AATGAAGACTCTGAGGAGGAAGTTGACTTTGCCATCAGCACCCGGTGGTCCTACCAGAGGGACAGCAAAAGGTGGTCACGGGTGGGGTCTGCCGAtgctgtgtcccagggctcgggggcCCTGAGCTGCACTATGCACCCGGTGTCCAGCCGCGAGAGCGTCCTCACAGACCTCAGCACCAACCCCGAGGCCACGTCCCTGCACAGCACGGGCAGTGTGGGCAGTGTGGGTGGCACGCTGGGCACTGCAGCCgtgccatcccagcccctgtccccccTCCGTGCCGCTGCCACggcctccagctgcagccagagcgAGGGCTCTGCCCCGGAGCAGCCCTCGGGCCAGGGAGAGGCCTCCAAGGAGAAGCTGAAGAAGCGACGGTCTCGGAGCTTCCTGAAGCGGATCGAGTCCCTGcggaggaaggacaaggagaaagCCAGCCCAGACGGGAGGGTGGCTCCGCACAGCAGCGCCACTCTCCCGGCAGGATGGGGTTCTCTGACGGGTGATGGGGACCTTGCAGCCACCAGGACCAACTCCTCTAAAAGAGGGACACCTGCCCCTTTCCACAGCAAAAAACACTTCTTCTCGGTATCATACAGGACTAACCGCCTGCTCGGCCCCGGGGGCACCAAGGGCAGCTCTGACCCCAAACGCGGTGGAGTTTATCTGGAGGATTACgacacagacacagcccctGCCGCCGGCggtgcctgggctgctgccgAGTGCCAGCGCCGGGCTCGCCATGGCGATTGCCTGGTCTACATCCCCTGTGACCACAAGCCCGGCAccttccccaaatccctgtccATCGAGAGCCTGTGTCCCCTGGCCGGCGGCTCCCTGACGCACTGGGGCGCCGGGAGCGCGGCCGTGGGGCTGGGCgggggcggcagcagcagcagcgtggAGGGCTCGTCCTCCCCGAGGGGCTTCGCCCGCCGGCGCCgcggctcctgcagctccctgggcagccgcGTCAGCGTCTACGACAACGTGCCGGACTTCGGCAGCAGCGAGGATTTCTGCAAGGACGGGGAGGTCAGCTTCAAGAACCTCGACGACATCCTGCAGCAGATGGGGATGCTGCAGAAGAAGGTGGAGCTCTGGTGTAAAGCCGTCTCCCCTGGCCTGGATGGAGAGGAAGGGGGCGAcgaagaggaggatgaggaggagtcGGACTCGGGAGGGGAACCCTCCAACCTGCATTTCGAAGAACAGTCCATGTCGGATGTTGGCACCTCTGCCAGTGACTTTGATAGCACTGGGAACTCCCTCAACGAGGCTGAAGAGATCGAGACACGGGAGCGCCGGGATTCGGGGGTAGGAGCATCCCTCACCAGACCCTGCAG AAAGCTGCGTTGGCACAGCTTCCAGAACTCGCACCGGCCCAGCCTGAACTCGGCCTCGCTGGAGATCAACCGGCAGTCCTCAGCCCAGCTCAACCTGCTCCAGAAGTGCTCCCTGCTCCGGCTCACGGCCATCATGGAGAAGTACTCCGTGCCCCACAAGCAGGCCTGGACGTG GACTGTCCCCAAGTTCATGAAGCGCAGTAAAGTCCCTGACTACAGGGACAAGATGGTTTTTGGGGTGCCACCCATCGTCAACGTGCAGCGGacggggcagcccctgccccagagcaTCCAGCAGGCCATGCGCTACCTGCGCAGCCAGTGCCTGGACCAg gttGGCATTTTCCGCAAGTCCGGGGTGAAGTCCCGGATCCAGGCGCTCCGGCACATGAACGAGACCAGCCCTGAGCACGTGGACTACTCGGGGCAGTCGGCGTACGACGTGGCCGACCTGCTGAAGCAATACTTCCGCGACCTGCCCGAGCCCATCTTCACCAGCAAGCTCACCGACACCTTCCTGCAGATCTACCAGT TTGTGTCCaaggagcagcggctgcaggcGGTGCAGGCCGCCATCATCCTCATGCCAGATGAGAACAGGGAGGTGCTGCAGACCCTGCTCTACTTCCTGAGCGACATCGCCTCGGCCGAGGAGAACCAGATGACAGCTGGGAACCTGGCTGTGTGCCTGGCCCCCTCCATCTTCCACCTCAATGTGTCCAAGAAGGAAAGCACATCGCCCAG GGCCATACACAAGAGGGGCACCATGGGGAAGCCAGACCAGAAGGACCTCAATGAGAACATGGCTGCCACGCAGGGGCTCTCCCACATGATCATCGACTGCAAAAAGCTCTTCCAG GTCTCCCATGACAtcttgctgcagctgagcagctcctaTATGGCTGCAGATGCTTATCCCCATCCCCTGGCTGACTTGGTGTGCCAGGGAGAGAGCAAGGATTTACACTCCTACTTTGAGCAGAGTGTCCAGAACCTGCTCAAAGAGTCGTCAGAGAAATTCAAGGGATGGCTGAGCACTCCAGGGCCTctgaacacagagctgtcctgcaAAAAG GTTGGGGACGGGAACCCTCTGCGCCTGTGGAAAGTCTGCACGGATGTCGAGGCCCCTCCTGCCACAGTGCTGCACCGGGTGCTGCGGGAGCGTCACCTGTGGGATGAGgacctgctgcagagcagggtggtGGAAGCTCTGGACAAGGACATGGAGGTGTACCACTATGTGACAGACAGCATGGCCCCGCACCCGCGCAGGGACTGCATGGTGCTCCG GCGCTGGCGCACGGACCTGCCGCGGGGAGcctgcctgctcagctcccTCTCGGTGGAGCACGACAAGGTGCCGGTGGAGGGAGGTGTCAAGGCCATCGTGCTGACGTCCCAGTACCTCATCGAGCCCGGTGCCATGGGCCGCTCCCGGGTCACCCACATCTGCAGGGCTGACCTCAG gggTCGGTCTCCCGAGTGGTATAACAAGGTCTTTGGCCACCTCTGTGCCATGGAGCTGGTGAGGATCCGAgactccttcccagccctgagtcCCGTTGGCCCCGAGACAAAGAtctga
- the STARD8 gene encoding stAR-related lipid transfer protein 8 isoform X2 has protein sequence MPLLDFFWACFKRAKKFTLLEDKKDAEAEAKEACDWLRAAGFPQYAQLYEESLFPLDISAVKKDHSFLDQDSLKSLCRRLMTLNTCASMKLDVHFQRKQNEDSEEEVDFAISTRWSYQRDSKRWSRVGSADAVSQGSGALSCTMHPVSSRESVLTDLSTNPEATSLHSTGSVGSVGGTLGTAAVPSQPLSPLRAAATASSCSQSEGSAPEQPSGQGEASKEKLKKRRSRSFLKRIESLRRKDKEKASPDGRVAPHSSATLPAGWGSLTGDGDLAATRTNSSKRGTPAPFHSKKHFFSVSYRTNRLLGPGGTKGSSDPKRGGVYLEDYDTDTAPAAGGAWAAAECQRRARHGDCLVYIPCDHKPGTFPKSLSIESLCPLAGGSLTHWGAGSAAVGLGGGGSSSSVEGSSSPRGFARRRRGSCSSLGSRVSVYDNVPDFGSSEDFCKDGEVSFKNLDDILQQMGMLQKKVELWCKAVSPGLDGEEGGDEEEDEEESDSGGEPSNLHFEEQSMSDVGTSASDFDSTGNSLNEAEEIETRERRDSGVGASLTRPCRKLRWHSFQNSHRPSLNSASLEINRQSSAQLNLLQKCSLLRLTAIMEKYSVPHKQAWTWTVPKFMKRSKVPDYRDKMVFGVPPIVNVQRTGQPLPQSIQQAMRYLRSQCLDQVGIFRKSGVKSRIQALRHMNETSPEHVDYSGQSAYDVADLLKQYFRDLPEPIFTSKLTDTFLQIYQFVSKEQRLQAVQAAIILMPDENREVLQTLLYFLSDIASAEENQMTAGNLAVCLAPSIFHLNVSKKESTSPRAIHKRGTMGKPDQKDLNENMAATQGLSHMIIDCKKLFQVSHDILLQLSSSYMAADAYPHPLADLVCQGESKDLHSYFEQSVQNLLKESSEKFKGWLSTPGPLNTELSCKKVGDGNPLRLWKVCTDVEAPPATVLHRVLRERHLWDEDLLQSRVVEALDKDMEVYHYVTDSMAPHPRRDCMVLRRWRTDLPRGACLLSSLSVEHDKVPVEGGVKAIVLTSQYLIEPGAMGRSRVTHICRADLRGRSPEWYNKVFGHLCAMELVRIRDSFPALSPVGPETKI, from the exons AAGCTGAAGCCAAGGAGGCGTGTGACTGGCTGCGGGCAGCAGGGTTCCCCCAGTATGCCCAGCTGTACGAAG AGTCATTATTCCCTCTTGACATCAGTGCTGTGAAGAAGGACCACAGCTTCCTGGACCAGGATTCCCTCAAATCCCTGTGCAG GAGGCTGATGACCCTGAACACCTGTGCCTCCATGAAGCTGGATGTTCACTTTCAGCGTAAACAG AATGAAGACTCTGAGGAGGAAGTTGACTTTGCCATCAGCACCCGGTGGTCCTACCAGAGGGACAGCAAAAGGTGGTCACGGGTGGGGTCTGCCGAtgctgtgtcccagggctcgggggcCCTGAGCTGCACTATGCACCCGGTGTCCAGCCGCGAGAGCGTCCTCACAGACCTCAGCACCAACCCCGAGGCCACGTCCCTGCACAGCACGGGCAGTGTGGGCAGTGTGGGTGGCACGCTGGGCACTGCAGCCgtgccatcccagcccctgtccccccTCCGTGCCGCTGCCACggcctccagctgcagccagagcgAGGGCTCTGCCCCGGAGCAGCCCTCGGGCCAGGGAGAGGCCTCCAAGGAGAAGCTGAAGAAGCGACGGTCTCGGAGCTTCCTGAAGCGGATCGAGTCCCTGcggaggaaggacaaggagaaagCCAGCCCAGACGGGAGGGTGGCTCCGCACAGCAGCGCCACTCTCCCGGCAGGATGGGGTTCTCTGACGGGTGATGGGGACCTTGCAGCCACCAGGACCAACTCCTCTAAAAGAGGGACACCTGCCCCTTTCCACAGCAAAAAACACTTCTTCTCGGTATCATACAGGACTAACCGCCTGCTCGGCCCCGGGGGCACCAAGGGCAGCTCTGACCCCAAACGCGGTGGAGTTTATCTGGAGGATTACgacacagacacagcccctGCCGCCGGCggtgcctgggctgctgccgAGTGCCAGCGCCGGGCTCGCCATGGCGATTGCCTGGTCTACATCCCCTGTGACCACAAGCCCGGCAccttccccaaatccctgtccATCGAGAGCCTGTGTCCCCTGGCCGGCGGCTCCCTGACGCACTGGGGCGCCGGGAGCGCGGCCGTGGGGCTGGGCgggggcggcagcagcagcagcgtggAGGGCTCGTCCTCCCCGAGGGGCTTCGCCCGCCGGCGCCgcggctcctgcagctccctgggcagccgcGTCAGCGTCTACGACAACGTGCCGGACTTCGGCAGCAGCGAGGATTTCTGCAAGGACGGGGAGGTCAGCTTCAAGAACCTCGACGACATCCTGCAGCAGATGGGGATGCTGCAGAAGAAGGTGGAGCTCTGGTGTAAAGCCGTCTCCCCTGGCCTGGATGGAGAGGAAGGGGGCGAcgaagaggaggatgaggaggagtcGGACTCGGGAGGGGAACCCTCCAACCTGCATTTCGAAGAACAGTCCATGTCGGATGTTGGCACCTCTGCCAGTGACTTTGATAGCACTGGGAACTCCCTCAACGAGGCTGAAGAGATCGAGACACGGGAGCGCCGGGATTCGGGGGTAGGAGCATCCCTCACCAGACCCTGCAG AAAGCTGCGTTGGCACAGCTTCCAGAACTCGCACCGGCCCAGCCTGAACTCGGCCTCGCTGGAGATCAACCGGCAGTCCTCAGCCCAGCTCAACCTGCTCCAGAAGTGCTCCCTGCTCCGGCTCACGGCCATCATGGAGAAGTACTCCGTGCCCCACAAGCAGGCCTGGACGTG GACTGTCCCCAAGTTCATGAAGCGCAGTAAAGTCCCTGACTACAGGGACAAGATGGTTTTTGGGGTGCCACCCATCGTCAACGTGCAGCGGacggggcagcccctgccccagagcaTCCAGCAGGCCATGCGCTACCTGCGCAGCCAGTGCCTGGACCAg gttGGCATTTTCCGCAAGTCCGGGGTGAAGTCCCGGATCCAGGCGCTCCGGCACATGAACGAGACCAGCCCTGAGCACGTGGACTACTCGGGGCAGTCGGCGTACGACGTGGCCGACCTGCTGAAGCAATACTTCCGCGACCTGCCCGAGCCCATCTTCACCAGCAAGCTCACCGACACCTTCCTGCAGATCTACCAGT TTGTGTCCaaggagcagcggctgcaggcGGTGCAGGCCGCCATCATCCTCATGCCAGATGAGAACAGGGAGGTGCTGCAGACCCTGCTCTACTTCCTGAGCGACATCGCCTCGGCCGAGGAGAACCAGATGACAGCTGGGAACCTGGCTGTGTGCCTGGCCCCCTCCATCTTCCACCTCAATGTGTCCAAGAAGGAAAGCACATCGCCCAG GGCCATACACAAGAGGGGCACCATGGGGAAGCCAGACCAGAAGGACCTCAATGAGAACATGGCTGCCACGCAGGGGCTCTCCCACATGATCATCGACTGCAAAAAGCTCTTCCAG GTCTCCCATGACAtcttgctgcagctgagcagctcctaTATGGCTGCAGATGCTTATCCCCATCCCCTGGCTGACTTGGTGTGCCAGGGAGAGAGCAAGGATTTACACTCCTACTTTGAGCAGAGTGTCCAGAACCTGCTCAAAGAGTCGTCAGAGAAATTCAAGGGATGGCTGAGCACTCCAGGGCCTctgaacacagagctgtcctgcaAAAAG GTTGGGGACGGGAACCCTCTGCGCCTGTGGAAAGTCTGCACGGATGTCGAGGCCCCTCCTGCCACAGTGCTGCACCGGGTGCTGCGGGAGCGTCACCTGTGGGATGAGgacctgctgcagagcagggtggtGGAAGCTCTGGACAAGGACATGGAGGTGTACCACTATGTGACAGACAGCATGGCCCCGCACCCGCGCAGGGACTGCATGGTGCTCCG GCGCTGGCGCACGGACCTGCCGCGGGGAGcctgcctgctcagctcccTCTCGGTGGAGCACGACAAGGTGCCGGTGGAGGGAGGTGTCAAGGCCATCGTGCTGACGTCCCAGTACCTCATCGAGCCCGGTGCCATGGGCCGCTCCCGGGTCACCCACATCTGCAGGGCTGACCTCAG gggTCGGTCTCCCGAGTGGTATAACAAGGTCTTTGGCCACCTCTGTGCCATGGAGCTGGTGAGGATCCGAgactccttcccagccctgagtcCCGTTGGCCCCGAGACAAAGAtctga